A region from the Triticum urartu cultivar G1812 chromosome 1, Tu2.1, whole genome shotgun sequence genome encodes:
- the LOC125539546 gene encoding protein RADIALIS-like 3, giving the protein MASLSMSAAGRAGWTPKQNKLFEQALAVHDRDTPDRWHNVAHAVGGGKSADDVRRYYELLVRDVANIEAGKVPFPAYRPPCPGPNVGYEADRLKHLKI; this is encoded by the exons ATGGCGTCGCTGTCCATGAGCGCGGCCGGGAGGGCGGGGTGGACACCGAAACAGAACAAGCTGTTCGAGCAAGCGCTGGCAGTGCACGACAGGGACACGCCCGACCGCTGGCACAACGTTGCCCACGCCGTTGGTGGCGGCAAGTCGGCTGATGACGTGAGGCGCTACTACGAACTGCTCGTCCGCGACGTCGCCAACATCGAGGCCGGCAAGGTGCCCTTCCCCGCCTACCGTCCCCCCTGCCCCGGCCCCAACGTTGGCTACGAGGCCGACAG GCTGAAGCACTTGAAGATCTAG
- the LOC125530594 gene encoding protein RADIALIS-like 3, whose product MASLSMSAAGRAGWTPQQNKLFEQALAVHDRDTPDRWHNVARAVGGGKSADDVKRYYELLVHDIARIEAGKVAFPAYRSPCPGPGHNAGYEADRLKHLKI is encoded by the exons ATGGCGTCGCTGTCAATGAGCGCGGCCGGGAGAGCTGGATGGACGCCGCAGCAGAACAAGCTGTTCGAGCAGGCACTGGCAGTGCACGACCGGGACACGCCCGACCGCTGGCACAACGTCGCTCGTGCCGTTGGTGGCGGCAAGTCGGCCGACGATGTCAAACGCTACTACGAGCTGCTCGTCCacgacatcgcccgcatcgagGCCGGCAAGGTGGCCTTCCCCGCCTACCGTTCCCCCTGCCCAGGCCCCGGCCACAACGCCGGCTACGAGGCCGACAG GTTGAAGCACTTGAAGATCTAG